Proteins found in one Paenibacillus borealis genomic segment:
- a CDS encoding ABC transporter ATP-binding protein, producing MEILQAEQVSFRYPEEDRDSLHELSFTIEEGEFVVLCGPSGGGKTTLLRHLKRELAPVGTFSGHLTYKGELLSELPAAVAAGEIGMVFQNPDAQIVMDTVWHELAFSMENLGIPPAVMRTRLAEICALFGLEPLLYKSVHELSGGQKQMLNLASVLLLQPKVLLLDEPTSQLDPVAAREFIMALQRLNEEMSVTVIISEHRLEEVLPLADRVLMLEGGRLLADASPRAFVQQAGSASLASRQAYLPAASRLYLALSTEARTAAPENIPLTVREGKRWLLHSKAAGASVVTEAGVCATVIRNNPAANPGAGLPATVSREESAAASGTAAPGKAVAEPAAYPPNPFSQARKDESPVKLPASSAETLLSCREVTFRYDKEGQEVLRKLTLALKRGELLAVMGGNGAGKSTLLHVLGGLMKPQRGRAELSKGITTGLLAQNPLLYFSYDTVIEELQHMAQYAGLSTEEAGREIDALLEVFQLRGVLKSHPHDLSGGQQQQTALAMMMLLKPEVLLLDEPTKGLDPAAKDRLAALLQQLRGQGASILIVTHDVEFAAKHASRCALLFDGSITAEGTPAEFFSSNYFYTTAVNRMVRDILPQALTMEDVIRTWSGSAHRS from the coding sequence ATGGAGATCCTCCAAGCGGAACAAGTATCCTTCCGCTATCCTGAAGAAGATAGAGACTCGCTCCATGAGCTCTCGTTCACAATAGAAGAAGGCGAATTCGTAGTGCTCTGCGGCCCGTCAGGCGGCGGCAAAACCACACTGCTGCGCCATCTGAAACGGGAGCTTGCTCCGGTAGGTACGTTCAGCGGACACCTGACATATAAAGGGGAGCTGCTGTCAGAGCTTCCCGCAGCCGTTGCGGCCGGCGAGATCGGAATGGTCTTCCAGAATCCGGACGCGCAAATCGTGATGGATACCGTCTGGCATGAGCTTGCGTTCTCCATGGAGAATCTGGGAATACCGCCTGCAGTGATGCGGACCCGGCTGGCTGAGATCTGCGCATTATTCGGACTGGAGCCGCTGCTCTACAAATCCGTGCATGAGCTCTCCGGCGGACAAAAGCAGATGCTCAATCTGGCCTCGGTGCTGCTGCTTCAGCCCAAAGTGCTGCTGCTGGATGAACCGACCTCACAGCTTGATCCTGTAGCTGCCCGTGAATTCATTATGGCACTGCAACGGCTGAACGAGGAAATGTCGGTGACGGTGATCATCAGCGAGCACCGGCTGGAGGAGGTGCTGCCGCTGGCTGACCGTGTGCTGATGCTGGAAGGTGGCAGACTGCTGGCAGACGCAAGCCCGCGTGCTTTCGTTCAGCAAGCCGGCAGCGCATCACTCGCTTCGCGTCAGGCTTATCTTCCGGCAGCTTCGCGGTTATATCTGGCGCTGTCAACGGAAGCGCGAACAGCCGCGCCGGAGAATATTCCGCTGACCGTACGCGAGGGCAAACGCTGGCTGCTGCATTCCAAGGCAGCGGGAGCTTCTGTTGTGACAGAGGCTGGAGTATGCGCTACTGTCATTCGAAATAATCCGGCCGCTAATCCCGGCGCAGGATTACCTGCTACTGTCTCCCGTGAAGAATCTGCTGCAGCTTCGGGTACAGCCGCTCCCGGCAAAGCAGTCGCTGAGCCCGCTGCTTACCCGCCTAATCCCTTCAGCCAGGCGAGGAAAGATGAATCGCCCGTGAAACTGCCTGCGTCTTCCGCAGAGACACTGCTCAGCTGCCGGGAGGTTACCTTCCGCTATGACAAGGAAGGCCAGGAGGTGCTGAGGAAGCTCACGCTTGCGCTGAAGCGGGGAGAGCTTCTGGCGGTTATGGGCGGGAACGGTGCCGGGAAGTCGACACTGCTGCATGTACTGGGCGGCCTGATGAAGCCGCAGCGCGGCAGGGCCGAATTGTCCAAAGGGATTACAACCGGGCTTCTGGCCCAGAATCCGCTGCTCTATTTCAGCTATGATACTGTTATAGAGGAATTGCAGCATATGGCGCAGTATGCCGGGTTATCCACGGAAGAAGCCGGGCGGGAAATAGATGCTCTGCTGGAAGTCTTCCAGCTCCGCGGGGTGCTGAAGAGTCATCCGCATGATCTCAGCGGCGGGCAGCAGCAGCAGACAGCACTTGCCATGATGATGCTGCTGAAGCCGGAGGTTCTGCTGCTGGATGAGCCAACCAAGGGACTCGACCCGGCAGCCAAGGACAGGCTGGCTGCCCTGCTCCAGCAATTGCGCGGGCAAGGGGCAAGTATACTGATCGTAACGCATGATGTGGAGTTTGCCGCTAAGCATGCTTCCCGCTGTGCGCTGCTGTTTGACGGCAGCATAACAGCGGAAGGGACGCCGGCAGAGTTCTTCAGCAGTAATTATTTCTATACTACGGCAGTCAACCGTATGGTCCGTGACATACTGCCGCAGGCACTGACAATGGAGGATGTGATTCGAACATGGTCTGGTTCCGCGCACCGCTCCTGA
- a CDS encoding methyl-accepting chemotaxis protein — MRHLKIKHKMALLIVVIVILLIGIGTTGIMTTSRMADRSQETYNQNLLPIYLITEIRGNNRAIESFLLEDLITRDDAKSEELKAAIETNINTNNELLAQLKTVEFSNDKIAANINEYLLLLPDYRSQRDNIIHLADNNLNDEGYQVFSGGAFSESRRTMVNLLEDTAALLVQDASAHNKETVASAKNSITLSGILITVAWVLSIVISLLITRLITKPLRELQRLMKRAEDGDLTAAASYQSKDEIGQINTSFNTMLEGLQNMMRGVSESAEILSASSEEMSASAEQTAHASQMIAETSSDIAAGFDVQAESIARTARSVRTMTNDISEARHSGNEMNGLMAQAASSTDRGVDAVERILAQMREIDTSVSASRSIVSSLGSLSEEINTIITTINEIAEQTNLLSLNASIEAARAGEHGRGFAVVAGEIRKLAEATGRSSLQITEIITHIRQQTESAVESMELGSGIVSHGVAQSEVVSAAFAEIQTSIQAASEQMELITEVIGHVAQESEGVAQAMAQVDEISRKGAGDVQDTSAASEQQLTAMGEMSSSAQYLATLAEDLQKHLARFKL; from the coding sequence ATGAGACATCTAAAGATCAAGCATAAAATGGCTTTGCTGATTGTAGTGATTGTGATTCTGCTGATAGGCATTGGCACAACAGGCATTATGACTACCAGCAGAATGGCTGACAGGTCCCAGGAAACATACAATCAGAATTTACTGCCGATATATCTCATTACGGAGATCCGCGGGAATAACCGGGCGATCGAGTCTTTTCTGCTCGAGGATCTCATTACCAGGGATGATGCCAAGAGTGAGGAGCTTAAGGCGGCTATTGAAACGAATATCAATACGAACAATGAACTTCTAGCACAGCTCAAGACTGTTGAGTTCAGCAATGACAAAATCGCGGCTAATATCAACGAGTATCTGCTGCTTCTGCCGGACTACCGCTCCCAGCGTGATAATATCATCCATCTTGCCGACAATAATCTGAATGATGAAGGGTATCAGGTGTTCTCGGGCGGGGCGTTCAGTGAATCACGCCGGACTATGGTTAACCTGCTTGAGGATACTGCGGCCCTGCTTGTACAGGATGCATCCGCGCATAATAAAGAGACTGTAGCAAGCGCCAAGAACTCCATCACCTTAAGCGGCATTCTGATTACCGTTGCCTGGGTTCTGAGTATTGTGATCAGCCTCCTGATTACCCGGTTAATTACGAAACCGCTCAGAGAATTGCAGCGGCTGATGAAGCGGGCAGAGGATGGTGATCTGACCGCCGCCGCCTCCTACCAGTCGAAGGATGAGATCGGCCAGATTAATACTTCGTTTAATACGATGCTGGAAGGCCTCCAGAATATGATGCGCGGAGTTTCCGAGAGTGCCGAGATTCTGTCGGCTTCCTCAGAGGAGATGAGCGCCAGTGCGGAACAGACGGCGCATGCTTCCCAGATGATCGCCGAGACCTCAAGCGACATCGCTGCCGGATTCGATGTACAGGCTGAGAGCATTGCCCGGACCGCCCGGTCTGTCCGGACGATGACTAATGATATTTCTGAAGCCCGGCACAGCGGTAATGAAATGAATGGCCTGATGGCACAGGCCGCCTCTTCAACAGACAGGGGCGTAGATGCGGTTGAACGGATTCTTGCCCAAATGCGGGAGATTGATACCAGTGTATCGGCGAGCCGGAGTATTGTCAGCAGTCTGGGCAGCCTGTCCGAAGAGATCAACACAATCATCACAACCATCAATGAGATTGCAGAACAGACCAATCTTCTGTCGCTGAACGCCTCGATTGAAGCGGCCAGGGCGGGAGAACATGGACGGGGCTTCGCTGTAGTTGCGGGTGAAATCCGCAAGCTGGCGGAAGCTACCGGAAGAAGCTCACTGCAGATTACGGAGATTATTACCCATATCCGCCAGCAAACTGAAAGCGCAGTGGAATCGATGGAACTGGGCTCCGGTATTGTCTCCCATGGAGTAGCGCAGAGCGAAGTGGTATCAGCTGCATTCGCTGAGATTCAGACTTCTATTCAAGCAGCCAGCGAGCAGATGGAATTGATTACGGAGGTTATCGGACATGTCGCGCAGGAATCGGAGGGCGTAGCCCAGGCGATGGCTCAGGTGGATGAAATCTCGCGTAAAGGCGCCGGTGATGTTCAGGATACAAGCGCAGCGAGTGAGCAGCAGCTTACCGCAATGGGGGAGATGTCCTCATCTGCCCAGTACCTGGCCACCTTGGCCGAGGATCTGCAGAAGCATCTGGCCCGGTTCAAGCTATAG
- a CDS encoding S-layer homology domain-containing protein, whose translation MKNNLSSKFIRLGLIVIMMFAVLGAAVAPAGQAFAQSDTAAAQLSTNAAAVSVADAVYATAEFVLKNGVQSDWQAIGLAQAGYKVPDSYLKALESKVAEAKGGFARATDYARITLAVRALGGNPADVAGYNLIEKLYNNDKITGQTLNNAAYVLLALDSGTYTMPDNAKWTPAKLLAEILAKQNTDGGFTLTTGASDPDMTAMVLTVLAGHKYDPAANTAGQRAAAWLATAQDKNGGYGDSSESVAQAIIGLSSFGIDPAGAEYTVGNVNLVSKLLSFSAAGGGFAHTAGGSYNQLSTEQALEALAAYNLFSAGGRLYDLSSVPVKNPQVNVSVAIEGPNGTLAEGTVYAGNVLHALEKTAAAKKVALVNEAGNYVTGIGGVTAGAFGGYDGWMYVVARGGAWIYPSVGMGDFLLAENDRVLVYYGGDNTQVVESVTVSPAQPQPGQDITVKVTQKQWVWNEATFTSDPVSSPASGVQVAIGGKTAVTDAAGSAVIAGGLTANKYTITITGYLKDSTPAVVRYSQPLTVASAAADRAAFTDAKLISPWALESVYTAYDRKLMSGVSESSLVFAPKQNITRAEFAALLLRLTGNEPSAASSAQSFSDVKANAWYYGAVNKAKELGIVSGVTGTAFKPDGLVTRQDMAVMILRALKLDEASAAAGTGKFTDEDQISSYALTAVRTVTGLGIMSGTGSEFAPSAAVTREMAAAVAVRLP comes from the coding sequence ATGAAGAACAATCTATCATCCAAGTTTATCCGGCTGGGTCTGATCGTAATCATGATGTTCGCGGTGCTGGGAGCGGCTGTAGCTCCGGCGGGACAGGCTTTTGCCCAGAGTGATACGGCAGCTGCCCAGTTGAGCACGAATGCCGCAGCTGTTAGTGTAGCTGATGCAGTCTATGCTACTGCGGAGTTTGTGCTGAAGAACGGGGTACAGTCCGACTGGCAGGCTATCGGCCTTGCCCAGGCGGGCTACAAGGTTCCGGATAGTTATTTAAAGGCGCTTGAGAGTAAAGTAGCCGAAGCCAAGGGGGGGTTCGCCAGAGCTACGGACTATGCGCGGATTACGCTTGCGGTTAGGGCGCTTGGCGGGAATCCGGCTGATGTTGCCGGCTACAACCTGATTGAGAAGCTCTATAATAACGATAAAATCACCGGCCAGACGCTGAACAATGCTGCCTACGTACTACTGGCGCTCGATTCCGGAACTTATACTATGCCTGACAATGCCAAATGGACACCGGCTAAACTGCTGGCTGAGATTCTGGCCAAGCAGAACACGGACGGCGGCTTCACCCTGACTACGGGTGCAAGTGATCCGGACATGACGGCGATGGTGCTTACAGTGCTGGCAGGACATAAGTATGATCCGGCAGCCAATACCGCCGGACAGCGTGCAGCAGCCTGGCTGGCGACCGCACAGGATAAGAACGGCGGCTATGGCGACAGCAGTGAAAGTGTCGCTCAAGCTATTATTGGTCTGTCTTCCTTTGGCATTGACCCGGCGGGAGCAGAGTATACTGTAGGCAATGTGAACCTTGTCAGCAAACTTCTGAGCTTCAGTGCAGCGGGTGGCGGGTTCGCTCATACGGCAGGCGGAAGCTACAATCAGCTCTCCACAGAGCAGGCGCTGGAAGCACTGGCAGCTTACAATCTGTTCAGCGCAGGCGGCAGGCTCTATGATCTCAGCAGTGTGCCTGTGAAGAATCCTCAGGTGAATGTGTCCGTTGCCATTGAAGGCCCTAACGGAACCCTGGCAGAAGGCACTGTGTATGCTGGCAATGTACTTCATGCGCTGGAGAAGACAGCAGCGGCGAAGAAGGTGGCCCTGGTCAATGAAGCGGGCAATTACGTGACGGGAATCGGCGGCGTGACTGCGGGTGCTTTTGGCGGCTATGACGGATGGATGTATGTTGTAGCGCGCGGTGGAGCGTGGATTTATCCAAGTGTGGGCATGGGCGATTTCCTTCTTGCAGAGAATGACCGTGTACTCGTCTATTATGGCGGGGATAACACACAGGTGGTAGAGTCTGTGACGGTCTCCCCTGCACAGCCGCAGCCTGGACAAGATATTACTGTAAAAGTGACGCAAAAGCAGTGGGTGTGGAATGAAGCGACCTTTACTTCCGACCCGGTATCCTCACCGGCTTCAGGGGTGCAAGTAGCTATCGGCGGTAAAACTGCTGTTACGGATGCTGCGGGTTCGGCTGTTATTGCCGGAGGCCTGACAGCGAATAAATATACGATTACAATTACCGGATATCTTAAAGACAGCACACCTGCAGTAGTCCGCTATTCGCAGCCGCTGACCGTGGCTTCTGCTGCGGCTGACCGTGCTGCTTTTACCGATGCGAAGTTAATTTCACCTTGGGCGCTGGAATCCGTATATACGGCCTATGACCGCAAGCTGATGAGCGGCGTCAGTGAGAGCAGCCTCGTGTTTGCACCGAAGCAGAATATTACCCGTGCTGAATTTGCGGCGCTGCTGCTGAGATTGACCGGCAACGAGCCGTCTGCGGCATCGTCAGCCCAGAGTTTCAGTGATGTTAAGGCTAATGCGTGGTATTATGGAGCAGTGAATAAAGCGAAGGAACTGGGTATTGTCAGCGGAGTAACAGGCACAGCCTTCAAACCGGACGGCCTGGTTACCCGCCAGGATATGGCTGTAATGATCTTGAGAGCCCTGAAGCTGGATGAAGCTTCGGCAGCGGCCGGCACCGGGAAATTCACCGACGAAGACCAGATCAGCAGCTACGCATTAACAGCGGTGCGCACAGTAACCGGACTTGGGATTATGAGCGGTACCGGCAGCGAATTCGCTCCTTCCGCAGCTGTAACCAGAGAAATGGCCGCTGCGGTGGCTGTTAGGCTGCCTTAG
- a CDS encoding DUF4430 domain-containing protein, with amino-acid sequence MFSLLKPVRARLYPLLLLLSVLLLAGCSQAQPDSAGGGLVPPAGSQAAQTPRPEGTAIPSATADGMAASAPAATAPAPGHTGAAEQAPAATGSAAEQAPAATGSAAEQASAATGSPAVKAPAATGKPAEQTPAATGKPAAATKQPAAAASSAAPRPAATAAPVNTVTLSITGDKEHGVILSTAAYEIEKNETALELLKRITRKHKIQMEYQGSKTFAYVEGIDNLYEYDHGAESGWMYKVNGEFPSKASGSWIVNPGDTIEWLYTLDLGKDIGAAAP; translated from the coding sequence ATGTTCAGTCTATTGAAACCAGTAAGGGCAAGGCTGTATCCGCTGCTCCTGCTTCTGAGTGTACTGCTGCTGGCCGGCTGCTCCCAGGCGCAGCCGGATTCCGCAGGCGGCGGGCTTGTGCCGCCCGCCGGTTCCCAGGCCGCGCAGACGCCGCGGCCTGAGGGCACTGCCATACCCTCCGCCACGGCGGACGGCATGGCAGCTTCAGCGCCGGCTGCAACCGCGCCGGCGCCCGGCCACACCGGCGCCGCCGAGCAAGCTCCGGCGGCTACGGGCAGCGCCGCCGAGCAAGCCCCGGCGGCCACGGGCAGCGCCGCCGAGCAAGCCTCGGCGGCTACGGGCAGTCCCGCCGTGAAAGCCCCGGCGGCTACCGGCAAGCCCGCCGAGCAAACCCCGGCGGCCACCGGCAAGCCCGCCGCCGCCACGAAGCAGCCGGCTGCAGCAGCATCATCCGCCGCTCCGCGTCCGGCGGCCACCGCGGCACCGGTGAATACGGTGACTCTCTCCATCACAGGAGATAAGGAGCATGGTGTTATTCTGTCAACGGCCGCCTATGAAATAGAGAAGAATGAGACTGCGCTGGAGCTGCTGAAGCGGATTACCCGCAAGCACAAGATTCAGATGGAGTATCAGGGCAGCAAAACCTTTGCCTATGTGGAAGGTATAGATAATCTGTACGAATATGATCATGGGGCGGAGAGCGGCTGGATGTACAAGGTGAACGGTGAATTTCCGTCCAAGGCTTCCGGCAGCTGGATTGTGAATCCCGGCGATACGATTGAGTGGCTGTATACGCTTGATCTTGGTAAGGATATCGGAGCTGCGGCACCATGA
- a CDS encoding ECF transporter S component, with amino-acid sequence MVWFRAPLLIALGLFVAGIALTAALKDRHYVLLSLVLLLAALLPLFLRLERRQLESRELVLLAVLSAIAAVSRIPFAALPGVKPVSAVVILSAYVFGAEAGFVIGAVAALVSNIYFGQGPWTPWQMFAWGMTGLTAGWLRNTRWMRSRTGLLIFGFIWGFLFGWIMNVWVIISLPDAFSWGLVAATYGAGFYFDLAHALSNVFFLAILAGGWTKVLERFRKKYGLLQE; translated from the coding sequence ATGGTCTGGTTCCGCGCACCGCTCCTGATTGCACTGGGATTATTTGTGGCCGGCATCGCGCTCACCGCGGCGCTGAAAGACCGTCATTATGTACTGCTCAGCCTGGTGCTGCTGCTGGCTGCGCTGCTCCCGCTGTTTCTCCGTCTGGAGCGCCGCCAGCTGGAGTCCCGTGAGCTGGTGCTGCTGGCCGTATTATCGGCCATTGCTGCGGTCAGCCGTATACCTTTTGCCGCATTACCGGGTGTTAAGCCCGTGTCTGCCGTTGTCATTCTGTCAGCTTATGTCTTTGGGGCAGAAGCGGGGTTCGTCATCGGGGCGGTAGCTGCGCTGGTCTCTAATATCTACTTCGGGCAGGGTCCCTGGACGCCATGGCAGATGTTCGCCTGGGGGATGACCGGACTTACGGCAGGCTGGCTGCGGAATACCCGCTGGATGAGGAGCCGGACGGGACTCTTAATTTTCGGCTTTATCTGGGGGTTCCTTTTCGGATGGATTATGAATGTCTGGGTCATTATCAGTCTTCCGGACGCATTCAGCTGGGGGCTTGTGGCAGCCACATACGGGGCCGGTTTTTATTTCGACCTGGCCCATGCCTTGTCCAATGTCTTCTTTCTGGCTATTCTGGCCGGGGGATGGACTAAAGTGCTGGAGAGATTTCGTAAGAAATATGGGTTGCTTCAAGAGTGA
- the qoxC gene encoding cytochrome aa3 quinol oxidase subunit III, whose protein sequence is MKIDASKPLEYSTEENSNKIFGFWVFLGAEIPLFATLFTVYFVMVNRFASGPSASELFKIGPVLIETFLLLSSSFTIGLAIHAMRHGYKKAMMVFMAITLLMGLGFIGIEIDEFFTYVHEGATLQTSGFLSSLFVLLGTHGAHVSFGFLWGAGIMIQLWRHGITPATANKAFIFSLFWHFLDVVWIFIFSFVYLKGLM, encoded by the coding sequence ATGAAAATAGATGCGTCCAAGCCGCTCGAATATTCAACGGAAGAGAACAGTAACAAGATCTTCGGCTTCTGGGTCTTTCTCGGAGCTGAAATCCCTCTCTTCGCTACATTGTTTACAGTATATTTCGTAATGGTTAACCGCTTTGCCAGCGGCCCGAGTGCCAGCGAGCTGTTCAAAATTGGCCCTGTGCTGATCGAGACCTTCCTGCTGCTGTCGAGCTCCTTCACGATCGGCCTTGCCATCCATGCCATGCGGCATGGCTACAAGAAAGCGATGATGGTCTTCATGGCCATCACGCTGCTTATGGGTCTCGGCTTTATCGGTATTGAAATCGACGAGTTCTTCACTTACGTGCACGAGGGCGCTACCCTGCAAACCAGCGGTTTCCTCTCCAGTCTGTTCGTACTGCTCGGAACGCATGGTGCCCACGTCAGCTTCGGCTTCCTGTGGGGAGCGGGAATTATGATTCAGCTGTGGCGCCATGGCATTACACCAGCCACCGCCAACAAGGCTTTTATCTTCTCCCTGTTCTGGCATTTCCTGGACGTTGTCTGGATCTTTATCTTCAGCTTCGTCTACCTGAAAGGACTGATGTGA
- the qoxD gene encoding cytochrome aa3 quinol oxidase subunit IV, which produces MMKQLFPIRHVMGYLASLVLSAAALIVIYGDLSSGANMAVLLITALIQASLQLFVFMHIGESADSKKELYINIAYALFVGLVTIFGTLFIFVWGWYS; this is translated from the coding sequence ATGATGAAGCAACTGTTCCCAATTCGCCATGTGATGGGTTATCTGGCCTCTCTGGTCCTTTCTGCCGCTGCGCTGATTGTCATCTACGGAGATCTCTCCTCCGGGGCCAATATGGCTGTGCTGCTGATTACAGCGCTTATCCAGGCTTCTCTGCAGCTGTTTGTATTCATGCACATCGGGGAATCGGCCGACTCCAAGAAAGAGCTGTACATCAACATCGCCTACGCACTGTTCGTGGGTCTGGTTACCATCTTCGGCACCCTGTTCATCTTCGTGTGGGGCTGGTACTCTTAA
- a CDS encoding energy-coupling factor transporter transmembrane component T: MNSGFRSMHPAVALLYYAGLLLFALLGLHPLFLVTEIAGLLALLLLQGQGRLLLRGLPFMLLMAGSVAVLNPLFSHRGAHILFYWLDQPITLEAVLYGLIMMTVLLTIFIWFISYNYTVTTDKFMYLFAAAAPRTALLTLMAIRFVPLFQRRLRQITLIQRLRGVDVRTGSLRKRMKDGMTLLKVLLTWSLEEALQTGDSMTARGYGVAKRSTYSIYKPDRLDKLILLVLTASGMIALLYWLQGYGTLEIYPRMKRMDFGWPDAVMYGSFSLFVLIPAGLEGKEKWLWRSSKRNKYPSAILKKIETRSMSSRSQ; encoded by the coding sequence ATGAACAGCGGCTTCCGGTCCATGCATCCTGCGGTAGCCCTGCTGTATTATGCCGGACTGCTGCTGTTCGCCCTGCTGGGGCTTCATCCGTTGTTCCTGGTTACGGAGATAGCAGGCCTGCTGGCGTTGCTGCTGCTGCAAGGCCAGGGGAGGCTGCTGCTGCGCGGTCTGCCTTTTATGCTGCTGATGGCGGGCTCTGTCGCGGTGCTGAATCCGCTGTTCTCGCACAGGGGGGCACATATTCTCTTCTATTGGCTGGACCAGCCGATTACACTGGAGGCTGTGCTGTACGGGCTTATAATGATGACTGTACTGCTGACAATCTTCATCTGGTTCATTTCATACAATTACACGGTAACGACGGATAAATTCATGTATCTGTTCGCTGCGGCTGCACCCAGAACGGCACTGCTGACGCTGATGGCTATTAGGTTCGTTCCTTTGTTTCAGCGCCGGCTGCGCCAGATTACCCTGATTCAGCGCCTGCGCGGGGTGGATGTCCGCACGGGAAGCCTGCGCAAGCGGATGAAAGACGGCATGACCCTGCTGAAGGTGCTGCTCACCTGGTCGCTGGAGGAAGCGCTGCAGACCGGAGATTCGATGACGGCCCGCGGCTACGGCGTAGCCAAACGCAGCACATACAGCATATACAAGCCGGATCGGCTGGATAAGCTGATTCTGCTGGTACTTACGGCCAGCGGTATGATTGCCCTGCTGTACTGGCTGCAGGGATACGGCACACTGGAGATTTATCCCCGCATGAAGAGAATGGATTTCGGCTGGCCGGATGCTGTGATGTACGGCAGCTTCAGCCTGTTCGTACTGATCCCTGCGGGTCTGGAAGGAAAGGAGAAATGGTTATGGAGATCCTCCAAGCGGAACAAGTATCCTTCCGCTATCCTGAAGAAGATAGAGACTCGCTCCATGAGCTCTCGTTCACAATAG